The Haloarcula rubripromontorii region TCGTTCCGTCGTCTCACGCATCACACCGACAGAGCCGTCGAAGGTCCCATCCTCGTCGAACAGTGGTGCGATTCTGTCCTCGTTAATCCTGACTGTCCCGTCAGCGGATATCGTGCGTATCTCGCAGGACGCCCACGTTTTCTCGTCGTCGAGCAGGTCACGAATGAGTTCTGCCGCCTCCTCGACGTCCGCGTCGGGCATGAACCGGGCCGGCTCCGAGCCGATGATTTCCGAGCGGTCGTACCCCAGATGGACGGCCATCGCCTCGTTCACCATCTCTATGGTCCCGTCCCTATCGAGGACGTACATCGGATCTCCGACGTTTTCAACCAGCGTGCGATACTCTCTGAGCTCCCGCTCTCGACGCTTCCGCTCGGTGATGTCCCGGCCGATCCCGGCAATCCCGAACGGGTCACCGCGCTCGTCCTCGATGAGCGATCCCTTGAACTCATACTGGAGTTGCTCGCCGTCAGCCGTCTCGACACCTGCCTCGATGGTTCCGTATCCGGTCCCCAACGTCTCCTCGAATATCCGCCATAGTTTATCATGGTCAGAATCTACAATGAGGTCGTCAATTCCTATCGACGCTAATTTCTCGTTGGTGTACCCGGTCACCGACGGGACGGTGTCGTTCCACCGGACCAGGCTCCCGTCGGTACCGACCACGTAGAACATATCGTCGATAGAGTCGATGAGTTTCTCGGTAAATGCCCGCTGATCCGCGAGTTCCCGTTCGCGCTCCTCGCGGGCAGTGACGTCAGTGATGAACCCTTCGAGGATTTCGACGCCGTCGTCGTCAGTGTCGACGACACGCCCGCGTTCCCACATCCACCGAGTCTCACCGTCAGCCGTCTCGATCTTGTAGGAGACTTCGAACGGTTCGTCGGCGGCGATGCAGGTCTGGACCGTCTCCCAGAGACGCTCCGTCTCGGATTCCTCTATGAGCGTGCCCCAGGAAACGTCGCCACTCTCAAGCGCCGTCGAACTGTAGCCGACCAGCTCCGCTGCACCGTCGCTGACGAACTCCATCGGCCAATCGGGTTCGTTCCGCGCCCGATACACCATTCCCGGAAGGTTCGAGATGAGCGTCGACAGCATCCGCTCAGACTCTTCGAGCGCGGTCTTGGCCCGTTGTTCCCCTACAGCCCGCTCGATACGGTTCGCGAGCACGGCGTACTGGTCCGTTCCGACTCCCTTCTGCAGGTATTCGGTGACGCCGGCAGAGATCGCGTCACTCGCGATTTCCTCGCTTCCTTTGCCAGTAAAGAGGATAAACGGGAGTTCCTCGTACTCCTCGCGAACGACCCTCAAAAACTCGAGTCCGTCCATGCCCGGCATGTCGTGGTCGCTGACGACACAGTCGAACGCGTGTTCAGATAGTCGCGCTAACCCGTCGGCCGCACTTCGCTCGGTACAGACAGAGATGTCGCCGTGCGTTTGCTCTAGATGGACCGCAACGAGGTCACCGAGGTCGGGGTCGTCGTCGACATGCAGCACCGAAATCTCTTCCCCGTGACCACTCATACCTCCCTTTTCATTGTTCCAAGCTAATAAACCCGTGAGCGCCTCGTCAGTAGAACGTGTCAGCGCAGTCGTACACGACGCCGTGCTCCGGACAGACGTACTTGCAGTGTCGGTGGTACATTGCCCGTTCACAGAGCGGACAGGGTCGACCGCCGGGCTGCTCGTCCATGATTCCGTAGAACAACCCCGCTCGCTTGTGTCTTCCGGAGTTTCGGAACGAAATCTGGGTGAAATTGGAACAATCTCTTTTGCCGGGTAGACCGTCAGTTCAGCTATGACTGACGACCTTCTCGACTCGCCCGGCGGGCGGCTGCTGGTCAGCGCCCTCGCAGCCGTCGCGGGCCTGGCCGGCTCCTACGCGGTCACTGGCTACGCACCCGCGTTCATCGCCTCGCCTATCGAACGGACGCTCGCACGGTCGATGCCCGGTATCGTCGTCTCGACCGCCATCTCGACGCTTGGCAGTCTCGGCCAACAGTTGAATCTCCTGTTCGCCATCGCGCTCGCTGGGCTGTTCATCGCACTGGCGGCCAGGGCAGCTATCCTCATCGGGCAACTGGCGAACAACCGCGCCCTCCCCGTTGTCGGAACAGCTGTCGTCACCTGGGCAGTCAGCGTCGTTCTCACCGGCGAAGTCGTCCTTGCCGCTGGCCCGGCGGTCCCCGCCGCCGCCGTCGTCGGCCTTGCGCAACTCCTCGACGGATTCAGTGGCTCGGTGTCACCGATATCCTCGAAACGACGGCGGGCGCTCTCGACGGTCGGTGCGGCTGTCGCCGCGGCAACGGTCGGCTACACGGCTGGTAACCGGCGATCGGTCGCCACGACGGGCGACGACGCGCCCGTACTGAATGCGCCAGGGGCAGACCTCGACGATGTCGACGAGAAGCTTGCCGTCGCCGCGGAGTCCTCGCTTGGCTTTGGCGACATAGACCCGCTGGTCAGCGAGAACTTCTACGAGGTCGATATCAACTCCATCGACCCGCAGATCTCGGCCGCGGACTGGTCGCTCTCTATCACCGGTGCCGTCGAAAAGGAGATCACGCTCGACTACGGGGACATCCTGGAGATGGACGCCGAAAATCGGTTCGTCACGCTCCGTTGTGTGGGGGAGAGCCTCAACGGCTACAAGACGGATAACGCGCTCTGGACCGGCGTTCCCGTCGACAGCCTGCTCGAAGAAGCCGGCGTCCAGAGCGGCTGTGAGTGCGTGATGCTCCGAGCTGAAGACGACTACTACGAAGAGTTCCCCATCGACGCGCTCCGGGGCGGGATGCTCGCCTACGGTATGAACGGGAAGATACTCCCGCGCGGCCACGGCTACCCCGTCCGGGCGCTCGTTCCCGGCCACTGGGGCGAGGTCAACGTCAAGTGGATCTCGGAGATCGAAGTCCTTGACAAGGAGGCCGACGGCTACTGGGAGAAACGCGGTTGGCAGGGGACCGGACCGGTGAATCCGGTCGCCAAACTCCACCACGAATCGATGCTTTCGGACGGCCGTCGGCGGATCGGCGGCCCCGCCTACGCCGGCCTGCGCGGCGTCCAGCGCGTCGAGGTCTCCACCGACGGCGGCGAGACGTGGGCGGACGCGACGCTCTCGGAGCAACTGCCGGCGGCCGACGGCAACGGTCCCGCTGAGGACGCGTGGCGACAGTGGGAGTACACCTACGACCCGCCCTCGGGCGGCCACACCGTTGTCGTTCGGATGGTCGACCAGCGCGGCGAAGTGCAGCCCGAGGAAGAAACGGACTCCTATCCCAGCGGTGCCTCGGGCTGGGTCTCCAAACAGTACTCGTAGTGCAAAGCGAGCGGCACATACCGCTGTAGTCGCTACCGTGCGTATGGACGAGACGATTGCCGGTGAGGTCATTCACGTCGTCCCGCCGGCCGATCACGAGGACTACGACTTCGAGCCCGAGATGGCGTCGCTCGCCGAATCGCGCTACGTTATCGTCTGCCGCAAAGGCGGGACGCCGTCGTGGCTCGAACGGATTGCAGCATTTCTCCGCCGCCAGCCCATCGAACCAATCACACTCGTCGCAGATTCGGCAGCCGAGGAAGGGACAGAAATCACCGCGACCGTCGAGGAAACGACGATTACCGGCGTGTACGACGTGACGGAGTTCCGGTAGCCGGCGCTTGGCGCGTCAGCGAGCGTGAAAAGAACGGGCTTCAAGCGCGGTGAAAGCCGACTCCGTGTGTCACACAAACCACATGCCTCCAAAATTGGTCCGATATTGTAAACATGTCCCTATTGGTATCATCAACTATACTGCTGTGGGAGTTTTGACCACAAAGCTTAGTAATCACTGTGGGTTTTATGTCCCCCGAGTCAATTGTTTCTTCCAGTAGTAGCCGGGGAGACATACATGACACTTGAATCAAAAGAGCGTGGTAATGGCGACTGTGACAATGCTGCAGACGCCCTGTCAAAAATGACGGGAAAACCTCGGGAAGAATTCGATGCATCCGATTACGAGATTCCGGATTTTGACGAACAGGAAATCGTAGTTAAGGAAGAAGAGCCCGAGTCCAGTCGTTAGACTGTAGGTCAGCCCACTCTGCGTACCTCATACAGATCTTTTGGTAGTTTTCGTCCAAGTATTTCTCGCAAAATCTTGGAGCATCAGCTAGCTCAACCGTTGGGAAATCGGTAGTCACACGATCTCGTTCATTGGGATGTCGAATATCCATATGAAGTCCCTCACGAGTTATATCGTGACCTCTCGGATGGTCTGGCTGATGATCAAAGCATGCTACCTGTACCCAATCATCCTCCTGAGACACTTCTGGAGCGATATTATATTCCAACTGAACGTAGAAGGACTGGATCTTACCACCCTCAACATCTAGTTCTGTGCGTCGCTGAACCAGGGGAGCATGTAGTGATTCAGTATAACAACTCCCATTCATATATTGAATATTGAGGGTGGATTCGCTCTATTTCCCGATTAGCACTCGGACCAGCCACAGGACTCGCAGGTCTTGCAACCCTCTGAGTAGTACAGCGACAGCGAGCCACAGTCAGGACACTCCGGGCTCTCGCCGGCGTCGATGATGTCCTGCTGGTCGCCGCTCGTGTCGGCTGCGGCAGCCGCGCCGCCGTCGGTCTGGGTCTGCGTAGCGGTCCCGTCTTCGGCCTTCTCGGCGGTCTCTTCAAGCGTGGTCTGGTCGGGATAGGCCTTGTCGACATCGCCGTCAAGGTAGCGACGCAGGGCCGTGCCGATGGCGTCCGGGATGGACTGTATCTGCTCGCCCTTGTCCCAGGCGACCTTCGGCGACCGGATCCCCTGCAGTTCGTCGGCGATCTCCTCGGGGTCGACGCCCGAGCGGAGCGCGGTCGAGATGGTCTTGGCCAGTGCCTCGGTAAAGGAGGCCGTGAACCCGCCGGAGTTGCCGATGTTGGCGAACAGCTCGAAGGGGCGGTCGGCCTCAGGGTCCTCGTTGATGTTGACGTACAGTTTCCCGTAGCCGGTGTCGATGCGCTGGGTCACGCCGTGGAGCACGTCCGGCCGGGTCTGCTTCTTGGCGAACTCGGCGTCGGTATCGCCGTCGGCGACGCTCAGGATTTCCTCGACGGAGTCGTTGAGGGCGGCCTGGACGGCCTCGTCTTCGAGGAAGCCCTCGATGCCGCCGAAGACCTCCTCTATCTGGGCGACGACCTCCTCGGCGTCCATGTCCGAGAACTCCGTGTTCTGGGCGCGCGTAGTCAGCACCTGCTTGCTTCGGGTGCCGTCGCGGTAGTAGGTGACGCCCTTGCCGCCGTGGTCGTAGATGTACTCGAACACTTCGGCGGCGTCCTCGGTCGTGGAGTCGTTCGGGGCGTTGACCGTCTTCGAGATAGCGGAGTCGACGCCCTCCTGACAGGCCACCTGAATACCTGCGTGCTGCTTCGCCGAGAGGTCGCCCGTCGTGACGAACAGTTCGCCGATGGCGTCGGGCACAGTCGTCAGCCCGTCGACGCCGTCGAACTCGTTGTTGGCCATCTGCTCCTGGGCCTCCTGTTTGACGGCCTCGACGTCGATGTCGTTGTCCTCCAGGGCCCGCAGGAAGTAGTCGTCGAACTCGACGAGCATCTCGTCGCCCTGCACGTCGTCGGAGACGTTCTTGTAGTAGGCGACGTTGTAGATCGGCTCACACCCACCGGTGGTGTTGCCGATCATCGAGGTTGTCCCGGTCGGGGCGATGGTCGTGGTGTTGTGGTTGCGGATGGGGTAGCCGTCTTCCCAGTCCGCGGCGTCCTCGCCGGTCTGCTTCTCGAACCAGTCGGGGTATGCCGTCGGGTTCGCGTACTTGGAGTTCTCCCACTCGGAGAAGACACCACGTTCCTCGGCGAGTTCGTGACTCGTAGCCTTGGACCCGTGGTTGATGTGTCGCATCGTCTGCCGGGCGATCTCGTTGGCCTCCTCGGTCCCGTAGGCGACGCCGAGCTGGATGTACAGCTGCGCGAGGCCCATGATCCCGAGGCCGATCTTGCGCATCTCCCGGACCTTCTGCTCGATCTTCTCGACTGGGAAGTCGGACATCGTAACGACGTTTTCGAGGAAGCGGGTGCCGAGTTCGATGCGTCGGTCGAACTCGTCCCAGTCGATCGCTTCTTCGAGGAACGCGTCGATAGCCCCTTCAATCGAGTCGTACTCGTCAGCGTGCCGGTCCGACCAGACGCGCCAGTCCGGCGCGTCCGTGGCGGCCAGCGTCGAGAGGTTGATGTGCCCGAGGTTACAGGCCTCGTACTCCTCGAGAGGCTGTTCGCCACACGGGTTCGTGGCGAGAACCTCGTGTTCGGGGTGTTCCTCAACGTCGAAGGAGTGTTGCTTGTTCACCCGTTCGAGGTAGATGACGCCGGGCTCGCCGTTCTCGTGAGCGCCCTCGACGATGTCGTCCCAGAGTTCCTCGGCCGGAATCGAGAGTTCCTCACCGACCTCGACGTGCTCGCCGAGGCCGAACATGTCGTACAGTTCCTTCGTCTCCTCGGTGACGATGTGGGGCTCGCCGGTCCGCGGGTTGGTGAAGGTGAACTCCTCGCCGGCTTTCAGCGCCTGCATGAAGTCGTCGGTGACGCCGACGGAGATGTTGAAGTTCGAGAGATGGCCCTCGACGGCGTTCCGGAGGTGCTTTGGCACCTTTCCGTCGTCGTCGATGAGTTCCCGTGCTTCCTCCAGCGCCTCGGCAAAGGAGTTGTGCGTGAAGTCGTCCGGGTCGTTCAGGCGAAGCGTCTCGGCCAGCGAGACGTCCTTGTTCTTGGCGTGGATGAACTGGATGACATCCGGGTGAGAGACGCGCATGACGCCCATCTGTGCGCCGCGGCGAGCCCCGCCCTGTGCGATAGTTTCGCACATCTGGTCGTAGGTCCGCATGAACGTGATGGGGCCGGAAGCGATGCCGCCGGTGGAGCCGACGGGGTCGCCGTACGGGCGGAGCTTCCAGAACGCATAGCCCATGCCACCGCCGGACTGGAAGACCTGCGCGGCCTCCTTTGCGGTCTGGTGGATGTCGTCGATGTCGTCGGCCGGCGAGTCGACGAAGCAGGCCGAAAGCTGCTGGAGTTCGTCGCCGGCGTTCATCAGCGTCGGCGAGTTCGGCATAAAGGAGAGCTGTTCCATCTGCTCCTGGAAGGCGTCGGCGGTTGTCTCGACGTGGTCGCGGACGCCCTCGGGCAGTTCCGGTACGACCGTCTCGTAGGCGAACTTGTTGACGTTATAGACAGAGAGTTCGGTCTCGACATCGTCGTCGACGGACGTTCCCTTGCCGAACACCTCGTCTGCGAGCTCGTCGCGACGCGGGTGGTCGGGCTTCAGCTGGTCCGGCGAGACGTGTACGTCGACGTCTTGTTTGTTGGCCTCGAACACGGCCTCGGCGAGTGCGATATTCTTCGCGACGCGGTCGAAGAGGTCCTCGGGTTCCTCGATGAGGTCACCGTCGGCATCCTTCCGGAGGTAGCGAGCCGGGAGGATGTTGTGGTAGGCGTTGCCTGTGAGTCGCTCTTCGATAGTGTCACCGTCAGTACGTTTGATCGGGAGCGTGATCTCGTCGGCGGAAAGGTCGCTGTTACTCATCGCCCGCTCCTCCTCCCGACAGCGGTCGTCTGTCGGTCGATACCCCTCGTCGTAGCTACCCGTGATCCTGTCATTTCTGGCGGCGAATACGTATTCATCGATAGCGTTTAATCCTTCTTGTCTGCGATTCGGTGGTGGCCGTAGCAAGCTCTGAAGTCGCGGCTACGGTACTCGACGAACTGTGCTGGTGACGCGTGAAACGATAGCCGCGTACAACGGGATAGATGCCGGCGATTCTTCTTAATACTGTCTAGACCGAGGTGAAAGTGAAAACCCGTCCTCGTGAACCACCAGACGTGACCGAGATATCCAGTAGAAACAGGCGGGGGTTCAGGTGTGCTGACATACGCTCACTAACAGTACGTAGGGAGGTAATAAGACTGTGTCAGCCCCTCCGCTGTAGTGCGGTTTTGGCAAACCAGGCCTGTCAGTCCGTGCGGTGTCGATACCGCGTGCATTCTCGCTGTTCCGCTCCTGATTCTTCCGGGAACGTGGCCGCTATGGCGTCCGAGAGCGAACAAATTGGCAGGCGAGAGGCGGGACGCTTACAGGTCTGTGGACCGAAGGAAAACGCGTGCAGTACGACGGGCTCACCAAGGGAATCGCAGTGGTGTTTGGAGGCCTGACAGTCGTTCTGACGGCGGTGGGCCTCGTAATCAATCCTGCGGTGCTCTTTCTGGCGCTCATGTTTGGGGTGTCGACGTATTTCATGTACTACCACCTCAGCGGGAAGATGGCGGCAAGCCTCTACGAACGGGTCGAGCGACAGGCAGCACAGAACACGGGGAACGGCCGTCGCGGCGGGTTCGGAGCCGGCCCACGAGAGGAGTGGGAACCGCCACGAGACGGTCGCCGAGCGCGCCGCTCACAGGCGAGCCAGGGTGGCCAGCGTCGCCGTCAACGACGCCAGCGCCAGCGGCGCCAGACAGCGGGCGGCCGGCAGCGCCGACAGCGCGTTCAGTCGTCGGGGCCGAGTCCGGCAGAGGCCTACCGACGGCTGGGCCTCGACCCGGATGCCGACCAGAGTACCATCAAGCGGGCCTACCGGGAGAAAGTCAAAGAGGTCCATCCAGACACCGACGGCGGGAGTGAACGGGAATTCAAGCAGGTGCAGGCAGCCTACGAGACGCTGACTGACGACTGACCGCAATTTCCATAAGCGGTGCTCCAGACCCGGACGTATGGACAACGACACGCCGCCGCTTATTGTCGACATCGACGGAACGCTGACCGACGAGAACCGCGCAATTGACCCCCACGTCATGCCGGTCCTCCGCGAGTGGCCTGCACGCGTCGTCATCGCTACCGGCAAGGCAATGCCGTTCCCGATTGCCCTCTGTGAGTTTCTGGGTATCGAACGGACAGTCGTCGCCGAGAACGGTGGCGTCGTGTTCGTCGAAGCGACAGACGAACTCAGGCTGGAAGGCGATCACGAGGCGGCGTTAGCGGTCGGCGAGGCCTACCGCGATCTGGGCCACGACCTCGGCTTCGGGCAGGTCGATCTGGCAAACCGATGGCGCGAGACGGAACTCGTCGTGTCGCGCGACCGGCCGCTTGAACCACTGGAGGAGCTGGCTTCGGCGCGCGGGCTTGTCGTCCTCGACACCGGCTTCGCCTACCATGTGACGGACCCGGTCGTCGACAAGGGAACGGGTCTTGAAGCGGTGTGTGCGGAACTTGGCTTTGAGCCCGCCGAGTTTCTGGCGGTCGGCGACTCGGTAAACGACGCCCAGATGTTCGACCTGGCCGGCGAGGCTGTTGCCGTTGCTAATGCCGATGAGACGGCACTCGAACGGGCCGACCGGGTGACCGACGCGAGCTACGGCGACGGCTTTCTCGAAGCGGTTGCGCCCTACCGGAGCTAACCCCCCGTTCGGTGCTTTCACTCGCTGTCAGACCTGTTGCTAACCGGACTGGCGAACAGGTGACGCCATCGACACCAGCTCGCACACGGCGCGGCGTCACGCAACTGCGAAGGCCGTGTGACGGTTCAGTCCATGAACCGTGCTGGCCGCGCCTTCGCGTATAAATATCCGTCCGAGCGCTACTGTGAGAGATACCCTCAGCCATCGGTTTCAGGAGCGCTCTGGAGCCGTAAATCCGGGGAAGGCTTATGTCTGCCCCACGGTAACGAGGGAACATGAGCCCCGACCGGGCTGTCCTCCGGCGCGCGCTTGACCGCGGCGAGCGGGAGGGCGGCAGCGTCGAGTTCAAAGAACGGCTCACCGAAGAGCTCCACCTCTCCGAGGGGCGACTCGAATCCCTCGCGGCGCAACTCCGCCACCGCGTCCTCTCTGGAGACGGGGAGGCGACGTACGTCGTCGGCGTCACCGACGACGGTGGTCTCGCCGGCATCTCGCCGGCGGAGTTTTCCGAGTCCATGGACGTACTCAGCCTGCTGGCAGAGGAAGCCGGCGCACACATCGAGGACGTGAAAACGTGGGGCGTCGACGGTGTCTCCGAAGACGGGTCGACAGCCACCGACGGCATCGTGGGCGTCGCGACGGTCTCCGAGGGGTCGGTCCTCGCGGACGACGACCACATCGTCGTGGGAACGGCCGGCCACGTCGACCACGGCAAATCCACGCTCGTAGGGTCGCTGGTCACCGGCGACGCAGACGACGGCGAGGGCGGGACACGCGGCTTTCTGGACGTACAGCCACACGAGGTCGAGCGGGGGCTGTCCGCGGACCTCTCCTACGGCGTCTACGGCTTCGACGATGACGGGGAGCCGATCCGTATGGACAACCCACATCGAAAGGACGACCGCGCTCGCGTCGTCGAGGAGTCCGACAGACTGATCTCTTTCGTCGACACTGTCGGTCACGAGCCGTGGCTTCGGACGACGATACGCGGCCTCGTCGGCCAGAAGCTCGACTACGGCCTCCTGACCGTCGCGGCCGACGACGGGGTGACAGAGACGACGCGAGAACACCTCGGTATTCTCCTGGCGACGGATCTCCCGACGATTGTCGCCATCACCAAAACCGACCTCGTCGATCAAGAGCGGGTCGCCGAGGTCGAACGTTCCGTCGAGCAGGCACTTCGAGAGGTCGACAAGACGCCGCTCCGGGTGGAGCGCCACGGCGTGGACACGGCAATAAACGAGATCTCCGAGACCGTCGTGCCGGTAATTACCACCAGCGCCGTCACCAAGGAGGGGCTGGACGACCTCGACGAGATGTTCGAGGCGCTGCCCAAGACTGCCGGTGAAGTTGGCGACTTCCGGATGTACGTCGACCGGACGTACAATGTCCAGGGCGTCGGTGCGGTCGCGTCTGGCACAATCAAATCCGGCGAGGTCGAGGCCGGCGACGAACTGCTCCTCGGACCGATGCAGGACGGGAGCTTCCGGGATGTCGAGGTCCGGTCCATCGAGATGCACTACCACCGGGTCGACGAGGCCAAGGCCGGCCGCATCGTCGGCATCGCGCTGAAGGGCGTCCGCGAGGCAGACATCGAGCGCGGGATGGTCCTGCTACCGAGCGACGCGGACCCGTCGCCGGTCCGTGAGTTCGAGGCCGAGGTGATGGTGTTGAACCACCCGACCCGTATCGGCGACGGCTACGAACCCGTGGTCCACCTCGAAACGGTCAGCGAGGCCGCCGCGTTCTACCCGGAGGGTGGACAACTGCTCCCGGGTGACGCCGGCACGGCCCGCGTCAGGTTCAAGTTCCGCTCCTACCTCGTCGAGGAGGGCCAGAAGTTCGTCTTCCGCGAGGGGAGTTCGAAAGGCGTCGGGACCGTCACCGACACCGATCCGGCGTAGCGCCCGGCGTTTTACTGATTCGTCCCGTCAGTCGACTGCCTGTAGCCGTCGGCCGTCTCCTCGGCGAGGCCGAACAGCACGGCCCACTCCAGCAGATTCGTGACACGGTCCAGCCAGACGGCCTCCCAGTCGGCGTGTC contains the following coding sequences:
- a CDS encoding HVO_2523 family zinc finger protein encodes the protein MDEQPGGRPCPLCERAMYHRHCKYVCPEHGVVYDCADTFY
- a CDS encoding adenosylcobalamin-dependent ribonucleoside-diphosphate reductase, which encodes MSNSDLSADEITLPIKRTDGDTIEERLTGNAYHNILPARYLRKDADGDLIEEPEDLFDRVAKNIALAEAVFEANKQDVDVHVSPDQLKPDHPRRDELADEVFGKGTSVDDDVETELSVYNVNKFAYETVVPELPEGVRDHVETTADAFQEQMEQLSFMPNSPTLMNAGDELQQLSACFVDSPADDIDDIHQTAKEAAQVFQSGGGMGYAFWKLRPYGDPVGSTGGIASGPITFMRTYDQMCETIAQGGARRGAQMGVMRVSHPDVIQFIHAKNKDVSLAETLRLNDPDDFTHNSFAEALEEARELIDDDGKVPKHLRNAVEGHLSNFNISVGVTDDFMQALKAGEEFTFTNPRTGEPHIVTEETKELYDMFGLGEHVEVGEELSIPAEELWDDIVEGAHENGEPGVIYLERVNKQHSFDVEEHPEHEVLATNPCGEQPLEEYEACNLGHINLSTLAATDAPDWRVWSDRHADEYDSIEGAIDAFLEEAIDWDEFDRRIELGTRFLENVVTMSDFPVEKIEQKVREMRKIGLGIMGLAQLYIQLGVAYGTEEANEIARQTMRHINHGSKATSHELAEERGVFSEWENSKYANPTAYPDWFEKQTGEDAADWEDGYPIRNHNTTTIAPTGTTSMIGNTTGGCEPIYNVAYYKNVSDDVQGDEMLVEFDDYFLRALEDNDIDVEAVKQEAQEQMANNEFDGVDGLTTVPDAIGELFVTTGDLSAKQHAGIQVACQEGVDSAISKTVNAPNDSTTEDAAEVFEYIYDHGGKGVTYYRDGTRSKQVLTTRAQNTEFSDMDAEEVVAQIEEVFGGIEGFLEDEAVQAALNDSVEEILSVADGDTDAEFAKKQTRPDVLHGVTQRIDTGYGKLYVNINEDPEADRPFELFANIGNSGGFTASFTEALAKTISTALRSGVDPEEIADELQGIRSPKVAWDKGEQIQSIPDAIGTALRRYLDGDVDKAYPDQTTLEETAEKAEDGTATQTQTDGGAAAAADTSGDQQDIIDAGESPECPDCGSLSLYYSEGCKTCESCGWSEC
- a CDS encoding DUF7718 family protein; protein product: MNGSCYTESLHAPLVQRRTELDVEGGKIQSFYVQLEYNIAPEVSQEDDWVQVACFDHQPDHPRGHDITREGLHMDIRHPNERDRVTTDFPTVELADAPRFCEKYLDENYQKICMRYAEWADLQSNDWTRALLP
- a CDS encoding J domain-containing protein, whose protein sequence is MQYDGLTKGIAVVFGGLTVVLTAVGLVINPAVLFLALMFGVSTYFMYYHLSGKMAASLYERVERQAAQNTGNGRRGGFGAGPREEWEPPRDGRRARRSQASQGGQRRRQRRQRQRRQTAGGRQRRQRVQSSGPSPAEAYRRLGLDPDADQSTIKRAYREKVKEVHPDTDGGSEREFKQVQAAYETLTDD
- a CDS encoding GTPBP1 family GTP-binding protein, which translates into the protein MSPDRAVLRRALDRGEREGGSVEFKERLTEELHLSEGRLESLAAQLRHRVLSGDGEATYVVGVTDDGGLAGISPAEFSESMDVLSLLAEEAGAHIEDVKTWGVDGVSEDGSTATDGIVGVATVSEGSVLADDDHIVVGTAGHVDHGKSTLVGSLVTGDADDGEGGTRGFLDVQPHEVERGLSADLSYGVYGFDDDGEPIRMDNPHRKDDRARVVEESDRLISFVDTVGHEPWLRTTIRGLVGQKLDYGLLTVAADDGVTETTREHLGILLATDLPTIVAITKTDLVDQERVAEVERSVEQALREVDKTPLRVERHGVDTAINEISETVVPVITTSAVTKEGLDDLDEMFEALPKTAGEVGDFRMYVDRTYNVQGVGAVASGTIKSGEVEAGDELLLGPMQDGSFRDVEVRSIEMHYHRVDEAKAGRIVGIALKGVREADIERGMVLLPSDADPSPVREFEAEVMVLNHPTRIGDGYEPVVHLETVSEAAAFYPEGGQLLPGDAGTARVRFKFRSYLVEEGQKFVFREGSSKGVGTVTDTDPA
- a CDS encoding DUF7526 family protein gives rise to the protein MDETIAGEVIHVVPPADHEDYDFEPEMASLAESRYVIVCRKGGTPSWLERIAAFLRRQPIEPITLVADSAAEEGTEITATVEETTITGVYDVTEFR
- a CDS encoding phosphoglycolate phosphatase, with protein sequence MDNDTPPLIVDIDGTLTDENRAIDPHVMPVLREWPARVVIATGKAMPFPIALCEFLGIERTVVAENGGVVFVEATDELRLEGDHEAALAVGEAYRDLGHDLGFGQVDLANRWRETELVVSRDRPLEPLEELASARGLVVLDTGFAYHVTDPVVDKGTGLEAVCAELGFEPAEFLAVGDSVNDAQMFDLAGEAVAVANADETALERADRVTDASYGDGFLEAVAPYRS
- a CDS encoding PAS domain S-box protein yields the protein MSGHGEEISVLHVDDDPDLGDLVAVHLEQTHGDISVCTERSAADGLARLSEHAFDCVVSDHDMPGMDGLEFLRVVREEYEELPFILFTGKGSEEIASDAISAGVTEYLQKGVGTDQYAVLANRIERAVGEQRAKTALEESERMLSTLISNLPGMVYRARNEPDWPMEFVSDGAAELVGYSSTALESGDVSWGTLIEESETERLWETVQTCIAADEPFEVSYKIETADGETRWMWERGRVVDTDDDGVEILEGFITDVTAREERERELADQRAFTEKLIDSIDDMFYVVGTDGSLVRWNDTVPSVTGYTNEKLASIGIDDLIVDSDHDKLWRIFEETLGTGYGTIEAGVETADGEQLQYEFKGSLIEDERGDPFGIAGIGRDITERKRRERELREYRTLVENVGDPMYVLDRDGTIEMVNEAMAVHLGYDRSEIIGSEPARFMPDADVEEAAELIRDLLDDEKTWASCEIRTISADGTVRINEDRIAPLFDEDGTFDGSVGVMRETTERKQRKRELERYETIIEAVGDPVYTLDDEGVFTYANEAIERLTGFEPDALIGEHISTIMAGDDIDRGSDLIRTMLSDPTRQNVTFETDIVDQNGEYTPIEIHIALLPAADGEFNGTAGVIRDISDRKERERQLAEFASVVSHDLRNPLNVVKGRISVARTSGDVSHLEAAESAADRMDDLINDLLTLARQGETVGETTMVDLAALAGQAWADVETGEARLEKHGTATVEADAARLRTVFENLFRNSVEHGSTSSRSGTDDSVEHGTPADDDAPMTVSVGTTDDGFYVADDGDGIPPEERQDVFGRGYTTSDTGTGFGLAIVAEVAQAHGWSVSVTESESGGARFEFTTCSER
- a CDS encoding sulfite oxidase, with translation MTDDLLDSPGGRLLVSALAAVAGLAGSYAVTGYAPAFIASPIERTLARSMPGIVVSTAISTLGSLGQQLNLLFAIALAGLFIALAARAAILIGQLANNRALPVVGTAVVTWAVSVVLTGEVVLAAGPAVPAAAVVGLAQLLDGFSGSVSPISSKRRRALSTVGAAVAAATVGYTAGNRRSVATTGDDAPVLNAPGADLDDVDEKLAVAAESSLGFGDIDPLVSENFYEVDINSIDPQISAADWSLSITGAVEKEITLDYGDILEMDAENRFVTLRCVGESLNGYKTDNALWTGVPVDSLLEEAGVQSGCECVMLRAEDDYYEEFPIDALRGGMLAYGMNGKILPRGHGYPVRALVPGHWGEVNVKWISEIEVLDKEADGYWEKRGWQGTGPVNPVAKLHHESMLSDGRRRIGGPAYAGLRGVQRVEVSTDGGETWADATLSEQLPAADGNGPAEDAWRQWEYTYDPPSGGHTVVVRMVDQRGEVQPEEETDSYPSGASGWVSKQYS